The genomic window GAAACTTTATATTTCTGTACCGGGGGAATATGACATGGATAAAATGGTGAAACATAGATCTTTTTTTCAGTCGCTATCTCCCATTCAAGCCCGATTGGCTCTTCATGGAGGGATGGATATACTTGCATCCCATTATCAGAAATTGCATTATAATACGCTACATAGATATTAATTGATGGATAATACGGAGATTTATAGTAAGAGATATACTTCTTCAGACAAAAATGCTTTGGTAAGTTATATAGCGAAGGCCTATCCTTCTCGCAAGGACTTGAGTTCGTTTATCGATTTTACTTTATCGTATATGCCGCTAGGAGGGGAGGAGATGTCATTGTTGATTTATAGGGGGCAAGAGATCATCGGAGCAAATATGTTTTTGCGAACGAAGGCTCGGATCGGTAGCGAAGAGCAAGATATCGTTTGGTCGTATGACACGAAGGTTTTGGATGACTATCGCCAGACAGATGCGGGAACTCTTATTTGTGGAGAGTTATTCTCGATTAAGAACCTTTTTGGAGCTGGATTGTCTCAGATATCGATTGAGCTTCAAAGACGGATGCGCTCCAAGTTTATCGCTAAGTCTGTGGCATTTATACGGTTTAACCGATATTTGCTTCGATATATTCTTGTGCCCTTTTTCCCTTCGGCACGGAGGCCTATTGTAGGGGATTCCTCCTATCCACCAGAAATAAAGACACGTTGGGGGAAGTTTCGCCGGCTGGATAAAGCCGGTGACCTAAGATATCCGCAGGGCGGATATTGGAATGACGGACTGATTGAGTTTGATCGTTCGGTTGGTTTTATGGATTGGCGCTTTTTCACATTGAAAGACAAATATCAGGTGTATGCCCTCGAAGTGGCAGGAGCCGGTTATGATATCTATTTCGCTTGCAGACAATACGATTCTTTTAAGGGGATTCCACTGCTTTATGTCGTGGATTATCGGTTTGCAATTGGTGATGAAGAAGGGCAAAACGCTATTATAAAAGCTTCCCTTTCTCTGTCTCGGCAGATGGGTTTCGCTGGGGTTTACATACGCTCCTCCCTACCTGTTTTTTCTCAGCAACTAAAGCGGAATGCTTTTGGGGAGAAGCAAGGTGGAGCGGACATTGTAGCTCGTTTTAAGCCAGCTACTCAACGGGAATATGCGGTCTTTCATACCTCGGCCGATTCTGATATGGATTTTAAATAATTTATTATTAATAGCTTGATTATAAAATAGAACAACTTTAAAATTAGGAAATATGGAACTGAAAGAATTTATTGAGCATTTTGCGGAACAACTTGATGAGACGGATGTAAGCGAGATCAAGCCAGATACAAAATTTCGCGATTTAGACGAGTGGTCATCACTTGTCGCTCTAGGTTTGATGGCAATGATTGATGACGAATATGATATTAGTTTAAAGGCTGATGAAATGCGCCGGGCTAATACCATTCAAGAGTTATTTGATTTGGTTAAAAATAAGCAGTAATGAATTATAATCCATTCTCAATAGAAGGTAAAACCATTCTCATAACAGGTGCTAACTCAGGTATTGGCATGGCTACTGCTATTGAATGTTCTAAGATGGGGGCAAAGGTTGTGATAACTGCACGTAATGAAGAACGTTTGAAGCGAACGTTTAATATGCTTGAGGGGACTGGCCATGCTATGATCATAGCAGATCTTTCAGATTGTGAACAATTGGATTATCTTGTTGATCAGCTTCCTGATATTCAGGGTCTTGTGAATAATGCTGGTATAACCGAGACTTGTCCAACACAATTTATAAAGCGTGAGAAGTTAGAAAAGGTATTGGAAGTCAATACCATCGCGCCTATTCTTTTGACGCAAAAAGTATTGAAAAAAAAGAGAGTTGGAAAAGGTGGAAGTATTGTTTTTACTTGTTCGATTTCCGGTACTAGTGTGTGTGGGGGGGGAAATGTACTTTATTCAGCATCTAAAGGTGCGGTTCGAGGTTTTGTCATGAATGCTGCCTTGGATTTAGCTGCAAAAGGAATACGAGTAAATGAAGTATGTCCAGGCATGATTAATACTCACATATTAGATGCTGGAATTATTTCAAAAGAACAACTTGCTGTTGAAGCTCAGCGTTATCCTATGAAGCGTTTTGGAGACCCAAAGGAAGTAGCTTATGGCATTATCTATTTGCTTTCTGACGCATCGAGCTTTGTGACAGGTTCGGATATTGTCATAGACGGAGGATTTACATTACAATAGTTGATGATGAAAACGATAATACCTCATATACAGATAAAGGCGATAACCTCATGGCTGCCCACCAATACTATTGAGATGATATCATTCAATAGCTTATATGGCGAAAGTGAGGTGAGGAATATAATAAGAACGACTGGAGTGGAGCGTGTGCGAGTGGCAGACAAGGAGATGACCAGTGCCGATATGTGCCAAAAAGCTGCGGAGCATTTAATTGAGAAGGAGAATATAGATAAATCAACCATTGACGGACTTGTGTTTGTTTCTCAGACATGTGACTATATCCTTCCAGCCACATCCATCTGCCTTCAAGACCGTTTAGGACTATCCAAGGATACTATTTGCATAGATGTGCACTACGGTTGTTCCGGATACATTTATGGATTGTTTCTTGCGGCGACATGGATTAACAGTGGAATGTGCAATAATGTATTAGTACTGGCAGGAGATACAACTTCACGCATGATTAATCCACAGGATAAATCTTTACGTATGGTATTTGGTGATTGTGGTACGGCTTCTCTTGTTTGTAAAGGAACTGAGCCGATGGGATTTCATATCCAGTCAGACGGAAGCGGCGCAGATCGTCTCATAGTTCCTGCCGGTGGTTTTCGTCAGCCAATCACAGCCGAAACTTCAGAGCTGAAATATGACGAAGATAATAACGGACGTACTCAGAATGACCTTTATATGGATGGTATGGCAATATTCAACTTTGCCATTACCCAAGTACACAAGAATGTCAATGCGCTTCTGGAACTGGTCGGATGGGAGAGGGAACAAGTGGGACTATTTGCCTTGCACCAGGCAAATAGGTTTATGGTAAACTACGTTAGGAAGAAACTCAAGGCCAGAGCGGAATTAGTTCCCATAAACGTAGAGAACTATGGAAACACGGGACCATCAACAATCCCCTTACTCCTTTCTGATGTCTGCCCCCAAGGGAGATATGACCTCTCTAAGGTCGTGATGACAGGCTTTGGGGTCGGATTGTCATGGGGGAGCGTAACAGCAAATATGAGTGAAACACATTTTTATGAACCAATAAATAAATGATGACGAAACATGGAACAGAAAATATTGAATATAATCAACGAGATTCGTGCGACAAAGGAGCTTCCTGCCATCGATAACATCAACGTGACTGATGATCTTCGCAATGACCTTGATCTTACCTCGTTTGATCTGGCAGAGTTGACAGTGAAGATTGAGGATGAGTTTGATATCGACATCTTTGAGGACGGCTTGGTAAACACGATAGGTGAAATCTACGAAAAACTTCAATAAATGAGAGTCTTTCTTATTGATAAGGGCAAAGAGTACTCCTATGACGAATTACTGTCTCTCTTGAATGCTGAGCAGATCTATTGTCCTTTATTCAGGGGTACAGATTTATTTGCTTATTTTTGTAATCTCATACGTGCGTTAGCTTGTGGAAAATCACTAATTCTTCTTGATAGCGATTTGAGTTCTTCCGAAATTGATGGAATAGACGAGGATGAGATTAACAAGAGCATTGCTTTGGATCGCTGTCATTTCAATTCTATCTCAGATGTGGTCGATGCGATAGAAGCGTCTCCGTCAGAAATAACAATCTTTACATCTGGCACGACTGGGCAGCCTAAGAAAGTTATTCACACCATTGCTTCCCTTACACGCTCGGTGCGTAAGGGAGAGAAATATCAAAATCAGGTTTGGGGATATGCTTATAACCCCACGCACATGGCTGGATTACAGGTGTTTTTTCAAGCTTTTGAAAATTTGAATACTTTAGTGAATGTGTTTAATGCGGGACGCTTGGATGTATATGCTGCCATTGAGGAAAACCAGATCACGCATCTTTCGGCAACTCCCACGTTCTATCGTTTGCTTCTACCATTTGGAAGGGCTTACCCCTCCGTTCAACGTGTCACATTGGGGGGAGAAAAGTCTGACTGGCATTTGTATGATGCCATTGGAAGGATATTTCCAAACGCAAAAATTAATAATGTGTATGCATCTACAGAGGCTGGTTCGCTGTTTGCCGCTAAGGGGGATTGTTTCCAGATTCCATCAGCGATCAAGGATAAATTTGAGGTTAAAGATAAAGAACTGATGATTCATAAATCTTTGCTCGGCCAGTCTGATAGTTTTGAGTTTGATGGAGATTACTACCATTCTGGTGATATTATTGAGTGGGTGGATGAGGCGAATGGCTTATTCCGCTTTAGCAGTCGTAAAAACGAACTTATTAATGTTGGTGGATATAAGGTAAATCCGGGAGAAACGGAAAATGCCATTCTTTCCATAAATGGAGTGAGACAGGCTCTTGTCTTTGGAAAGCCTAATGCCATTTTAGGGAATGTCCTTTGTGCGGAAGTACTGTTGGAAGAAGGCGCAGAACTGAAAGAAGTAGATATAAGAAAGATATTGAAGGAGCATCTACAAGATTTTAAAATTCCTCGTAAGATAAAGTTTGTAGAATCTTTTTCATTAACAAGAACCGGGAAATTGAAACGTTCATGAATTATTTAATAACAGGTTGCTCACGTGGCGTGGGCATTGAAATATGCCGTGTACTTTTGGAACAAGGCAATATCGTTTATGGAGTGGCACGCAGCTACACGGAAGAATTTAGAGTGCTGGAACAAGAGTATACAGGTAAGTTATTTTTTAAAAGCATTGATTTGTCTGATGCGGATGGTGTGCGTAAGAGTATCTTTAAGGACTTTGTTTCCAATAGGGTACAATTGTATGGTCTTGTAAACAACGCAGCTATTGCTTACGATGACATCGTGACTAATTTGAATCTTGAAAAATTGAAAGCGATGTATGAAGTAAATGTATTTACACCAATGATGATGACCAAATACGCTATTCGTAATATGCTTCTTCATCATACGCGAGGTAGTATCGTGCACATATCTTCCATCAGCGCTCATACCGGCTATAAAGGACTTGCTATGTATGCCTCCAGTAAAGGAGCTTTGGAAGCATTCTCAAAAGATACTTGTCGAGAATGGGGCGGACTGGGCATACGTTCGAATGTAGTTGTGCCGGGATTTATGGAAACAGCTATGAGTGCTACACTTAACAATGAACAAAAAGACCGTATTTATAAACGTACTTCAATGAAAGCTCCGACATCGATTCGTTCTGTTGCGGAGACTGTTGCTTTTTTACTTTCTGACAAGGCAGAAAGTATTTCGGGTGAGAGTATAAGAGTCGATAATGGTACAATTTGATTTTTTTGGTAATAATGCGAATCATAAAGCGAACTATTGATACGCATTAATAAAGAAAATAGAATTTGATAACTTACGAGTTTACATTATGAATGTACTTATTAATGCCTCTAACTTGAAAGTTGGAGGAGGTATCCAGGTGTGTGATTCTGTTTGTAGAGAGTTGTATAAATATACATCTAAACATCATTTCACAGTGGTATTGCCATCTGCATTGGAAGAATGCGCAAAGGCGATAGAGATGCTTCCTTGTATTTATGTTGTTCGGTATTCTAGACCTTTAGGATTCATTCAGATACTAACAGGCCGTAATGCCTTTTTAGATGGATTGGTAGAACAACATGAGATAGAGATGGTGTTTACCCTATTTGGCCCTTCCGTCTGGATCCCAAAGTGTAGGCACCTGTGTGGATTCGCTCTTTCTCATTTGGTGTTGTCGGATTCTCCTTTCTTTAAAAGTGTATCATGGAAGGATAATTTAAAATTGCGTCTCAGGTTATCGTTTATCAAAAGAAACTTTCGTATGAGTGCGAATGCCTATTATACAGAAAATCCTTTTATTTCAATGAAGCTGAAAGAGTTGTTTCCTAAGAAAAAGGTCTATACGGTAACCAACAACTACAATCAAGTGTTTGACTATCCTGAAATGTGGGATTGCTCTGTTCAATTGCCTTATTTTGATGGATTTACACTGTTGACTGTTTGTGCGAATTACCCCCATAAAAATTTGCCGATCATTGTGCCTTGCATTCATATATTGAGGAGTAAATATCCAGATTTAAAGTTTCGTTTTATTCTTACCATTCGGGAGGAAGAGTACATCCCTTTAAGTGAAGAGGAACGGGAGCACGTGCTTTTCTTGGGGGCTGTGCGGATCAATCAATGCCCAGGTCTGTATCAGCAGGTTGATGCAATGTTCTTGCCTTCCTTGCTGGAGTGCTTCAGTGCCAGCTATGCAGAGGCCATGCGGATGAGAAAGGCGATCATCACGACCGATTTGGGGTTTGCCCATAGCTTGTGTGGAGATGCGGCGGAATATTATGAGGCTACCTCCGCATCTGCACTTGCGGATAGCATTTATAAAGTGGCAACAGATCGTTTGTATTATGACCATCTTCTGTCGCTAGGTGACCAGCAGTTAAAAGAATTCGATACTTATGAGGAAAGAGCCCGGAAGTTGATCGAGATCATGGAATCTTACGAAAAATGAATCGATCTATTGCCAATACCCATTGGTATCAGTAACATAGAAAGATTAAATTTATACAATTTATCATGTCAGTATTTAAAGACAAAGTTTTATTGATAACAGGAGGCACGGGCTCGTTTGGTAACGCCGTGCTTCGTCGCTTTTTGGATAGCGATATAAAAGAGATTCGTATTCTTTCACGTGATGAGAAGAAACAGGATGATATGCGCCATTACCTTCAGGCTCAGCGTCCGGATGTGGCTCATAAGGTGAAGTTTTATATTGGAAATGTGCGTCAGCGTGAGGCGGTGGATTTCGCTATGACTGGTGTGGATTATGTGTTCTCTGCCGCTGCTCTTAAACAGGTTCCTAGTTGTGAATTCTTTCCTATGGAGGCTGTGCGTACGAACGTGGAGGGTACTAATAATGTGTTGCTTTCTGCTATCGCTCATGGAGTGAAGAACGTCGTGGTACTTTCTACGGATAAGGCCGCTTATCCTATCAACGCTATGGGGATCTCTAAATCTATGATGGAGAAGGTTGCTATTGCTCAAGGTCGTGCTTTGGGACAGAATGCAAAGACTACTATTTGCTGTACTCGTTATGGTAACGTTATGGCATCTCGTGGTTCTGTCATCCCTTTGTGGGTTGAGCAGATGATGGATGGTAAACCTATTACTATAACAGATCCAAATATGACTCGCTTCATGATGACTTTGGATGACGCTGTTGATTTGGTGGTTTATGCTTTTACTCATGGTGAGAATGGGGATTTGTTTGTCCAGAAGGCTCCTGCGGCTACCTTGGAAACTCTAGCCAGAGCGTTGAAGGAGATTTACGCTAAGATTGATTCGAGATATGGTGAGACTGAGGTTAAAGTGATTGGCACTCGTCATGGTGAGAAACTTTATGAGACTCTTGTCACTCGTGAGGAGATGGCTAAGGCTATTGATATGGGTAACTATTACCGTATTCCATGTGATAACCGAGACTTGAACTATGATAAGTTCTTTACTGAGGGTTCTCATAAGGTTGAGCAGGTAGAGGAGTATCATTCCCATAATACTACCCGTCTCGATGTGGAGGGCATGAAGGAAATGTTGTATAAACTCAATTTTATTCGTGAAGATCTTGGTTTACAAGCAAGAGTGAAAACAAAGGAAATACGTTCTGAGTAATAACTGCCTATATGAAAATACTAGTCTTGGGTGCTTCCGGTATGGCTGGCCATACTATTGCGCTTTATTTTAAAGAGCAGGGATATGAGGTGTATGCGTTCTCTCGCAAACGATTTCCTTTTTGTACGTGGATCGGGGGAGATGCATTCGATATAGAATGTTTGAAAAATATAGTAACTACAGGTAATTACGATGCCATAATTAATTGCATTGGTTTGCTGAATCAATTTGCCGATTCTGCTCCTGAAAAGGCTGTTTATATTAATAGTTATCTTCCTCATCAAGTTGTAGCTTGGTTGAAAGATACTCCGACACGCTTTATTCAGATGAGTACAGATTGTGTATTTGCTGGTAATAAAGGGCCTTATGATGAGTGCTCCGTACCTGATGGATGTTCATATTATGATAGGACAAAGGCATTGGGTGAGATTGTGGATGATAAAAACCTTACCTTTAGAAATTCTATTATTGGTCCGGATATTAATGAACATGGAATAGGCCTTTTTCATTGGTTTATGAAACAACATACTCCAATCAATGGCTTTACAAAAGCTATATGGACAGGAGTTACTACTTTAACCCTTGCAAAGGCGATGGAACGTGCTCTACAAACGAACCTTACTGGATTATATAATTTGGTAAATAACGGAAGTATTAATAAATATAACTTGCTATGTCTCTTTAATAAGTACTTTAGAAATAATGAGGTTCAGATAGCGAAGTCTGAAAAATTGGTTTTAGATAAGACTTTACTCAATAAGCGTACTGATTTTGATTTTGAGGTACCTTCTTACGAACAGATGATTATAGAGATGAAAGAGTGGGTTGATAACCATAAAGATATTTATCCTTTATATTGATTGACTATATGGGAAAATTAAAATTAATGACTATTTTAGGTACTCGGCCTGAAATAATAAAGATGTCTGCCATTATTAAAAAGTGTGATAAGTATTTTGAACATTTTCTTGTTCATACAGGGCAGAACTATGATTATACTTTAAACGAAGTGTTTTTTAAAGATCTAGTTTTGCGTGAGCCTGACTATTACTTGAATGTGGTTGGTGAAAACATAGGTCAAACCATGGCGAATGTAATCTCTAAGAGCTATGAGTTGATGGTAGAAGTAAAACCTGATGCTGTAATAGTGTTAGGTGATACTAATAGTTGTCTTTCTATTATTTCTGCGAAACGTTTGAAAATTCCGATATTTCATATGGAAGCAGGAAATCGTTGTAAAGATGAGAATTTACCTGAAGAGGTAATCAGAAGAATTGTAGATGTAACTAGTGATGTGAATCTTTGTTATAGCGAACATGCTCGTCGTTATATCCTTGATGCGGGGGTTAGGCCTGAGAATACCTATGTTGTCGGATCTCCTATGCGTGAGGTGTTGGATGGGTGTATAGAACAAATTAATTCAAGTAAAATATTAGAGCGTTTAGGATTGGAGCGGCATAAATATATCCTGCTTTCAGCTCATCGTGAGGAAAATATAGATATTGAAGCTAATTTTTTCTCCTTGATGAATGCGGTTAATGCTATGGCTGATAAGTATAATATGCCTATTCTTTATTCTTGTCATCCTCGTAGCAAAAAGTTTATCGAGCAACGTGGGTTTAAGTTTGATAAACGAGTGATTCAAAGTAAACCTTTAGGATTCCATGATTATAACCATTTACAACAGTATGCTTTTTGTGTGGTATCAGATAGTGGAACAGTTCCGGAAGAAGCTAGTTACTTTAAATTTCCGGCGGTAAGTATTCGTACATCAACAGAGCGCCCAGAAGCTATGGATAAGGGTGTCTTTGTCATAGGATCAATTTCAACAGAACAAGTATTACAGGCCGTTGATCTTGCTGTAGAAATGCATCTTTGTGGGGATGATGGATTAACGGTACCTGCTTATGATGATAGCAATGTATCTACTAAGGTGGTTAAGTTAATACAGAGTTATACCGGCATTATAGATAAGATGGTTTGGCGTAAATAATCAACAATATGAAAATAACAATTGTCTGCCAATACTTTTATCCAGAAGAGTTTAAAGTGAATGATTTAGCGGAAGAATGGGTTAAACGGGGGCACAATGTAACGGTCCTGACTGGGAAACCAAATTATCCGAAAGGAAAAATTCTTAACGGTTATAAGTTTTGGGGAATACAGGAGGAAGATTATAAAGGGATCAGAGTTATCCGCGTGCCTCTTATTCCTAGAGGAAATGGTGGAGGAATACGGCTGGCCTTGAATTATCTTTCGTTTGTTTTTTTTGCTTCCTTATACGTATTAACCCATCGTATAGAGACTGATAGTATCTTTTGCTTTGGAACTTCTCCTGTATTTCAGATGTATCCTGCATTGCTTTTAAAAAAGAAAACGGGTGTTAATGCTTCTTTATGGATTCAAGACTTATGGCCGGAAAGTGTAGCAGCCGCAAGCGGTTTGAAAAGTGGGTTTGTAATGAACTTATTATCAAAATTGGTTACAGGTATTTATTGTAGAACAGACATCTTGTTTGTACAGTCTCCTGCTTTTTTTGAGTCAGTTTTGAGTAAAGGAAATTTTAAAGACAAGTTAATATATGTACCAAACTGGGCAGAAGATGTGTTCATGAAAGAGATTAGTGATTCAAATAAATATGAATCTTTAATGCCTAATGGATTTAAAGTCATGTTTGCTGGTAATATAGGTGCGGCACAAGATTTTGGATCTATTATTCAAGCTGCGGTTTTAACCCGACATCTTCCGGATATTAAATGGATAATAGTAGGTGATGGACGCATGAAATCAGATATTGAACAAAAGGTTCAATCCTTAAAATTAAATGATACGGTGTTTTTCTTAGGCCGTTATCCAGTTGAAGAAATGCCCGACTTTTTTTCTCTTGCGGATGTGATGTTGGTATCATTAAAAGAAGAATATATTTTTTCATTGACTATACCTTCTAAAGTTCAAGCATATATGGCTTCCGCAAAGCCAATGGTTACGATGTTGTCTGGTATGGGTAATAAAATAGTTGAAGAAGCTAACTGTGGATTGACTACTAACTCCGGTGATTTTAAAGGATTGGCAAAGAATGTAATTACAATGTATCATAAGACAGAAGAGGAGAGGTCGCAGTTGGGATTAAATGGGCAAGCCTATTATAAGATACATTTTTCGAAAAAAGTATGTATTGATAAGCTAGATCAAATAATGAAAATTTGAATGATGGTACTCTATAAATGTATGGAGCATTTGTGTTTGCTTTTAAATGAGAATGGAATGTATGGAGCTGAATAATGAATTGTTTGATAAGATCTTATTGGATGCGATTTCCTCACCAAGGAAACGAATGCATTATGATTTGAGAACCGTGGCTGGAAAGGATACCTCGCAGCGGATGCTGAATGTCCTGATGCCAGAGACCGTGATACCGATACATCGACATCAAGAAACATCAGAGACGGTAA from Parabacteroides distasonis ATCC 8503 includes these protein-coding regions:
- a CDS encoding polysaccharide biosynthesis protein → MSVFKDKVLLITGGTGSFGNAVLRRFLDSDIKEIRILSRDEKKQDDMRHYLQAQRPDVAHKVKFYIGNVRQREAVDFAMTGVDYVFSAAALKQVPSCEFFPMEAVRTNVEGTNNVLLSAIAHGVKNVVVLSTDKAAYPINAMGISKSMMEKVAIAQGRALGQNAKTTICCTRYGNVMASRGSVIPLWVEQMMDGKPITITDPNMTRFMMTLDDAVDLVVYAFTHGENGDLFVQKAPAATLETLARALKEIYAKIDSRYGETEVKVIGTRHGEKLYETLVTREEMAKAIDMGNYYRIPCDNRDLNYDKFFTEGSHKVEQVEEYHSHNTTRLDVEGMKEMLYKLNFIREDLGLQARVKTKEIRSE
- a CDS encoding acyl carrier protein; protein product: MELKEFIEHFAEQLDETDVSEIKPDTKFRDLDEWSSLVALGLMAMIDDEYDISLKADEMRRANTIQELFDLVKNKQ
- a CDS encoding 3-oxoacyl-ACP synthase III family protein, whose translation is MKTIIPHIQIKAITSWLPTNTIEMISFNSLYGESEVRNIIRTTGVERVRVADKEMTSADMCQKAAEHLIEKENIDKSTIDGLVFVSQTCDYILPATSICLQDRLGLSKDTICIDVHYGCSGYIYGLFLAATWINSGMCNNVLVLAGDTTSRMINPQDKSLRMVFGDCGTASLVCKGTEPMGFHIQSDGSGADRLIVPAGGFRQPITAETSELKYDEDNNGRTQNDLYMDGMAIFNFAITQVHKNVNALLELVGWEREQVGLFALHQANRFMVNYVRKKLKARAELVPINVENYGNTGPSTIPLLLSDVCPQGRYDLSKVVMTGFGVGLSWGSVTANMSETHFYEPINK
- a CDS encoding phosphopantetheine-binding protein, producing the protein MEQKILNIINEIRATKELPAIDNINVTDDLRNDLDLTSFDLAELTVKIEDEFDIDIFEDGLVNTIGEIYEKLQ
- a CDS encoding SDR family NAD(P)-dependent oxidoreductase encodes the protein MNYNPFSIEGKTILITGANSGIGMATAIECSKMGAKVVITARNEERLKRTFNMLEGTGHAMIIADLSDCEQLDYLVDQLPDIQGLVNNAGITETCPTQFIKREKLEKVLEVNTIAPILLTQKVLKKKRVGKGGSIVFTCSISGTSVCGGGNVLYSASKGAVRGFVMNAALDLAAKGIRVNEVCPGMINTHILDAGIISKEQLAVEAQRYPMKRFGDPKEVAYGIIYLLSDASSFVTGSDIVIDGGFTLQ
- a CDS encoding ANL family adenylate-forming protein, coding for MRVFLIDKGKEYSYDELLSLLNAEQIYCPLFRGTDLFAYFCNLIRALACGKSLILLDSDLSSSEIDGIDEDEINKSIALDRCHFNSISDVVDAIEASPSEITIFTSGTTGQPKKVIHTIASLTRSVRKGEKYQNQVWGYAYNPTHMAGLQVFFQAFENLNTLVNVFNAGRLDVYAAIEENQITHLSATPTFYRLLLPFGRAYPSVQRVTLGGEKSDWHLYDAIGRIFPNAKINNVYASTEAGSLFAAKGDCFQIPSAIKDKFEVKDKELMIHKSLLGQSDSFEFDGDYYHSGDIIEWVDEANGLFRFSSRKNELINVGGYKVNPGETENAILSINGVRQALVFGKPNAILGNVLCAEVLLEEGAELKEVDIRKILKEHLQDFKIPRKIKFVESFSLTRTGKLKRS
- a CDS encoding glycosyltransferase family 4 protein, coding for MKITIVCQYFYPEEFKVNDLAEEWVKRGHNVTVLTGKPNYPKGKILNGYKFWGIQEEDYKGIRVIRVPLIPRGNGGGIRLALNYLSFVFFASLYVLTHRIETDSIFCFGTSPVFQMYPALLLKKKTGVNASLWIQDLWPESVAAASGLKSGFVMNLLSKLVTGIYCRTDILFVQSPAFFESVLSKGNFKDKLIYVPNWAEDVFMKEISDSNKYESLMPNGFKVMFAGNIGAAQDFGSIIQAAVLTRHLPDIKWIIVGDGRMKSDIEQKVQSLKLNDTVFFLGRYPVEEMPDFFSLADVMLVSLKEEYIFSLTIPSKVQAYMASAKPMVTMLSGMGNKIVEEANCGLTTNSGDFKGLAKNVITMYHKTEEERSQLGLNGQAYYKIHFSKKVCIDKLDQIMKI
- a CDS encoding SDR family NAD(P)-dependent oxidoreductase, with the translated sequence MNYLITGCSRGVGIEICRVLLEQGNIVYGVARSYTEEFRVLEQEYTGKLFFKSIDLSDADGVRKSIFKDFVSNRVQLYGLVNNAAIAYDDIVTNLNLEKLKAMYEVNVFTPMMMTKYAIRNMLLHHTRGSIVHISSISAHTGYKGLAMYASSKGALEAFSKDTCREWGGLGIRSNVVVPGFMETAMSATLNNEQKDRIYKRTSMKAPTSIRSVAETVAFLLSDKAESISGESIRVDNGTI
- the wecB gene encoding non-hydrolyzing UDP-N-acetylglucosamine 2-epimerase; amino-acid sequence: MGKLKLMTILGTRPEIIKMSAIIKKCDKYFEHFLVHTGQNYDYTLNEVFFKDLVLREPDYYLNVVGENIGQTMANVISKSYELMVEVKPDAVIVLGDTNSCLSIISAKRLKIPIFHMEAGNRCKDENLPEEVIRRIVDVTSDVNLCYSEHARRYILDAGVRPENTYVVGSPMREVLDGCIEQINSSKILERLGLERHKYILLSAHREENIDIEANFFSLMNAVNAMADKYNMPILYSCHPRSKKFIEQRGFKFDKRVIQSKPLGFHDYNHLQQYAFCVVSDSGTVPEEASYFKFPAVSIRTSTERPEAMDKGVFVIGSISTEQVLQAVDLAVEMHLCGDDGLTVPAYDDSNVSTKVVKLIQSYTGIIDKMVWRK
- a CDS encoding glycosyltransferase, with translation MNVLINASNLKVGGGIQVCDSVCRELYKYTSKHHFTVVLPSALEECAKAIEMLPCIYVVRYSRPLGFIQILTGRNAFLDGLVEQHEIEMVFTLFGPSVWIPKCRHLCGFALSHLVLSDSPFFKSVSWKDNLKLRLRLSFIKRNFRMSANAYYTENPFISMKLKELFPKKKVYTVTNNYNQVFDYPEMWDCSVQLPYFDGFTLLTVCANYPHKNLPIIVPCIHILRSKYPDLKFRFILTIREEEYIPLSEEEREHVLFLGAVRINQCPGLYQQVDAMFLPSLLECFSASYAEAMRMRKAIITTDLGFAHSLCGDAAEYYEATSASALADSIYKVATDRLYYDHLLSLGDQQLKEFDTYEERARKLIEIMESYEK
- a CDS encoding SDR family oxidoreductase, producing the protein MKILVLGASGMAGHTIALYFKEQGYEVYAFSRKRFPFCTWIGGDAFDIECLKNIVTTGNYDAIINCIGLLNQFADSAPEKAVYINSYLPHQVVAWLKDTPTRFIQMSTDCVFAGNKGPYDECSVPDGCSYYDRTKALGEIVDDKNLTFRNSIIGPDINEHGIGLFHWFMKQHTPINGFTKAIWTGVTTLTLAKAMERALQTNLTGLYNLVNNGSINKYNLLCLFNKYFRNNEVQIAKSEKLVLDKTLLNKRTDFDFEVPSYEQMIIEMKEWVDNHKDIYPLY